tctggataTTTCGACTAcgtgcatctgacgaagtgggtattaaCCCATTAAAGAATATGCTCCAATACGCCTCTTAGTCTATGATGTGCCCCACGACTCTTTGCTGCTATACTCGtagtgcagctgcattggtgagGCTGCGCCAACATCAGCTTTATTGTGTAGCCTTCGTGTGCATCCTGAAGTCTGAAACTGGAGCCTGACACATTCGTTGCCTCATTGGTGAGCATCATTTCTACAGCCTGAAAGTCCCTGTTACCCAATCACGCAGCCAGTTTGGGATCCCAGGGGAAGGAATGTCCTATGAAGCACTCTCTCTTTGGATCCAAACGGTGAAAGACGACTGCTCTCAATCTAACCCTGGCATGCTTTGGAACTGTAATCAGTGACACTGAACTAGGAAGTGGAGTTGCACAAACAATTTTCCTTGGGTCATTGGTCACCATCGCTTCCTTTACTGGGGTGGAAACCAAGAATTAAGTGGGTACTCTTTCACCCCCAGTTCTTTCCAAATCCTTGGCCTTGGTTAGGGTAAAATTTGCACATCTCTGAAGTAGAATCCTTTACAAAACCATTCAACATCAGTGTTCTTGAGGAATGGCTTCTCAAACCATACCCAGCTTTTCTTTAATTTGGTGGCACCGTTCCAGGCAAGGGACTGATACAGGCCTGAATCAGAATCTCCGTTAGTTACCAGAGCAGTAGTTTCTATTCAAAAATAGCGATTTTTCTGCAGCTATTAGATTTCCaaacactgatttcattttatACACAGTTTTAGCACCTACTAAGGATACATTCAACAAAAATCCCACTTCTATTTCCTCAATATCTGCATCATGAAGGGGAGCATTCCCCATACCCTAGGCTTAGCTAGAAGAGATCTTCTGTAGGGCCTGGGTTACAAATGGGCCACTTCTCTGGACAAGCTGAGGGATAACGCTGCTGCAAACGGTTCACACAGCTTTAAAAGTTACTATGTGGGAATCAGGaaaagtattaaagaaaaaaaacgtATTGATAagccctagaggtttttatggtGTTGATCTCCCTTGCAGATTCTCTGATGGCTAACATGGGCTGAGTGCCAAGAGAAGGTattcccacactcacggcattcatagggcctctcccctgtgtggattctctgatgttgaGAAAGGCCTGATCTTTGagtgaagcatttcccacactcacggcattcataaggcctctctcctgtgtgaattCTCTGATGGTGAAAAAGGCCTGATCTTTGagtaaagcttttcccacactcagtgcattcgtagggcctctcccctgtgtggattctctgatgatcaGAAAGGGCTGATCTGTGAGTGAAATTTTTTCCACACTCccggcattcatagggcctctcgcccgtgtggattctctgatgactAACAAGGTGTGAGCTGCGactgaagcgtttcccacactcagggcattcatagggcctctccccggtgtggattctctgatgttcagAAAGGGCTGATCTGTGAATGAAGTTTTTCCCGCACTCgctgcattcatagggcctctcccctttGTGGATTCTCCGATGACTAATAAGGTGCGAGAGGCTATTTAAATTTTccccacactcacggcatccgtagggcctctccccggtgtggattctctgatgttgaGAAAGGGCTGATCTGTGAGTGAAATTTTCCCCACACTCATGGCATCCGTAGGGCCTCTCcccggtgtggattctctgatgtctaTAAA
The genomic region above belongs to Lepidochelys kempii isolate rLepKem1 chromosome 28, rLepKem1.hap2, whole genome shotgun sequence and contains:
- the LOC140904233 gene encoding uncharacterized protein isoform X4 is translated as MTHPSCGCVPDENRYTGFPVPQLAVEQGEEPWVPDLKRSEERESLRAPCTAGDAMVCEKEEQNSQQENVEQVDKHRELSQRWKSNVSRSHERGKSCEIQHRPEAEQGNQPGEKVGKFISCWGTQKGLKETTTQQETLRRKRRNTCTECGKNFTHNSDLSVHQRTHTGERPYECRECGKSFTSSSARSKHRRIHTGERPYGCRECGKSFSQSSALSVHQRIHTGERPYECRECGKTFTSSSDLYRHQRIHTGERPYGCHECGENFTHRSALSQHQRIHTGERPYGCRECGENLNSLSHLISHRRIHKGERPYECSECGKNFIHRSALSEHQRIHTGERPYECPECGKRFSRSSHLVSHQRIHTGERPYECRECGKNFTHRSALSDHQRIHTGERPYECTECGKSFTQRSGLFHHQRIHTGERPYECRECGKCFTQRSGLSQHQRIHTGERPYECRECGNTFSWHSAHVSHQRICKGDQHHKNL